In Chryseobacterium wanjuense, the genomic stretch ATACTGTTGCTAAGGAAGAATGTAGAGGTAGTTATTATGGTGAACATGTTCTTTTTAAGGTTTTCACCAAAGTCAACGTTACCTAGGGGCACTGTAATAGTGAATAACTTCTAATATCATGCTATCAGAATAATAAGAAATATAACACCAATTAAACTTGTAATTAATGATAGTCTGACATCAACTCTACTTGGAATGTATAGTGGTGGTCTCCTAACTATATGATATTGGTACACGTAGTTGTTAGCCATTACCATTAAAATCAGTAGTCCTGCAACTATATAGATTATTGCTAAATACCATTTGGTGTAAAGAAACATTGTAATTATAGGTGCTATTAAGCCTGTAAGAAAGAACCAAAGGTTTAATAGTACTGTATTTGTTCCTCTGTAGATAGTAGGAATATCTCCATCCTCCTCTGCAACATTTCTTGTCGCATTATGTAAGCTAAGGCTTAGAAAAGCAAAAAAACAATAAGCTAAGTACATATTTATTAATGCTTTTCGTTGGAGCCTGTGGCTGTGTTATTTGAATTGGTTTTCTTACCAAATTCGTCATAAAATGCTATATACAGCTTGTTCTGTCTCTTGTTGTAATATCCAACAAGATGGCTTTCTGGGTTTATTTCTTTATATCCTTCTGGTAAAACAACCTGTACAGGATAGTTGACGAGATTATATCCTTCAATATTTGACTCTTGGTAGAATTTAATGCCAAAGACTGCTAATAGTACACCTAATACAAATGCGATTGTGACTAGTAGTGATTTAAGTTTCATTTTAATTAAGATTAAAAGTAGTTGGATGTATTGATTCCTATTCTGTAAAACTAGACCTGGAAATAATAAAAACCTTATAGTTTAAATCATCAGTCTTTTCAAGGTTTTCCCCAAACATAAATACGAAGTCTGTGGTTTGTATAATGGTTATCATATTACCATTACCCTCTGTGTGCTGTTTATACAGCTTTGCTCCCAGGTAATGGTAAGATTGTTCTATTAAACTTTCATACAAAGCTTCAGAATTGAACATATACTGAACAGCAATTTTTTCCTTTAACTCTTGAATATCTCCATAGAAAACCCCACTACCATCATTACCCTGACCTGGGAAGTAGTAAATTTCATCCTTACCATTAGTAAAGAGGTTATAAGTATTATTCTTAATTCTAAAATAAAATCCTTTACTCAAAAGACTTTTAGAAACTCCTGAAAAGGTTGATGTTGTTTTAAGATGAACTAAGTAATCAAGACCTATACTCTTTGTATCATGTTTTGTTGAGGTCTTGACTGTTTGAGTCTTAGTCTTGCTTCTGACTTGACTTTTAAGTGTTGTGGTTATACTTACTAGTATTGTAATTAAGAGTAAGGTTGTTCTCATAGTTAAAAATGTTTAGTTAAGGTTAGACAAATATATCAAAGTTATCGAGAACGATAACCAAGTCATAGCTATTTATTTTCACTTTTGGCTATTAATCATGGATAAGAAAGAACTCCAAATAGCAATCAGTAAAAGAATTATACAGTTGAGAGAAGAAAAAAATATCTCTCAATCTGAACTTGGAGCATTATGTAATATGGATAAATCCAATATGAGCAGAATTGAATCTGGAAAAACTAGCCCTTCAATCTTTACTCTGTACACAATAGCTACAAAATTGGAAGTTGATTTCTCAGAACTATTTAGATTCC encodes the following:
- a CDS encoding helix-turn-helix domain-containing protein, with translation MDKKELQIAISKRIIQLREEKNISQSELGALCNMDKSNMSRIESGKTSPSIFTLYTIATKLEVDFSELFRFLEKSSENSTQ